The proteins below come from a single Drosophila suzukii chromosome X, CBGP_Dsuzu_IsoJpt1.0, whole genome shotgun sequence genomic window:
- the mnb gene encoding serine/threonine-protein kinase minibrain isoform X1: MSPAPVPWQPTNGGHAKDKATEDWKPFFMDPISVPPGRSGFSGTTTNSLNNGNGSSHHNHHHPPHYINYSAQIDCQHRVRNWPTNGNQEVDGDGDGAGAGDGHQIISKFQPKSAWSTVDVNADQVDAISAYGSGGGSVAVDAAQGSGSGGGRQRHAPLYGRFVVEEDLPATHRDVMHHHSSPSSSSEVRAMQARIPTHFRDPSLGPLRKLSVELIKTYKHINEVYYAKKKRRAQQTQGEDDSSNKKERKLYNDGYDDDNHDYIIKNGEKFLDRYEIDSLIGKGSFGQVVKAYDHEEQCHVAIKIIKNKKPFLNQAQIEVKLLEMMNRADAENKYYIVKLKRHFMWRNHLCLVFELLSYNLYDLLRNTNFRGVSLNLTRKFAQQLCTALLFLSTPELNIIHCDLKPENILLCNPKRSAIKIVDFGSSCQLGQRIYHYIQSRFYRSPEVLLGIQYDLAIDMWSLGCILVEMHTGEPLFSGCNEVDQMNKIVEVLGMPPKYLLDQAHKTRKFFDKIVADGSYVLKKNQNGRKYKPPGSRKLHDILGVETGGPGGRRLDEPGHSVSDYLKFKDLILRMLDFDPKTRVTPYYALQHNFFKRTADEATNTSGAGATANAGAGGSGSSGAGGSSGGGGGGLGTSSSSSGAVSSSSAAAPTAATAAATAAGSSGSGSGVGGGSSAAQQQQAMPLPLPLPLPLPLPPLAGPGGASDAQCHGLLMHSAAMNNFSALSLQPTAHPPPSLANSHHSSNSLGSLNHISPGSSSKSTLHNRLYGGNMVGAVGHHNSSSSNHNSISYPHAMECDPPQMPQMPPPPPNGHGGRMRVPAILQLQPNSYAPISGPYYGNMSSSSVAAAAAAAAAAASHLMMTDSSVISASAAGGGQGGGNPGPNQVPPSAAAFLFPSQPAGTLYGTAPASLSELPLPLPPLPLPLPLPMSMPLQLPPSSSSSSSSASGGGGGSGGVGVGVGVVGQRRHISGPASQVGISQNAGGGSNSATGASSSDASSSSPMVGVCVQQNPVVIH; the protein is encoded by the exons ATGTCGCCGGCTCCCGTTCCTTGGCAGCCGACAAACGGTGGCCATGCGAAAGACAAGGCCACCGAGGATTGGAAACCATTTTTCATGGATCCCATATCAGTGCCACCTGGTCGCAGTGGCTTCAGTGGCACCACCACCAACAGCTTGAACAACGGCAATGGCAGTAGCCATCACAATCACCATCATCCGCCTCATTACATCAATTATTCGGCGCAAATTGACTGCCAGCATCGTGTCAGAAATTGGCCAACAAATGGCAATCAGGAGGTGGacggcgatggcgatggcgcTGGTGCTGGCGATGGCCATCAAATCATCTCAAAATTCCAGCCCAAAAGTGCTTGGAGCACTGTGGATGTGAATGCGGATCAGGTCGATGCTA TATCCGCCTATGGGTCCGGCGGGGGCAGCGTCGCCGTCGACGCAGCTCAAGGCAGCGGAAGCGGGGGCGGAAGACAGCGCCACGCCCCCCTCTATGGACGCTTCGTCGTCGAAGAGGACCTGCCTGCCACACACCGGGATGTTATGCACCAT CACTCTAGTCCCTCGTCTTCGTCGGAGGTGCGCGCCATGCAGGCCCGTATTCCCACCCACTTTCGGGACCCATCCTTGGGACCTTTGCGCAAGCTGAGTGTCGAACTGATAAAAACCTACAAGCACATCAACGAG GTTTACTATGCGAAAAAGAAACGCCGTGCCCAGCAGACGCAAGGAGAAGACGACTCGTCCAACAAAAAGGAGCGAAAGCTGTATAACGATGGCTATGACGACGATAATCACGACTATATAATCAAGAATGGCGAAAAGTTTTTGGATCGCTACGAGATAGACTCGCTGATCG GCAAAGGCAGTTTTGGCCAGGTGGTGAAGGCTTACGACCACGAGGAGCAGTGCCACGTGGCGATCAagataattaaaaataagaaaCCGTTCCTAAACCAGGCACAGATCGAGGTTAAGCTACTCGAGATGATGAACCGGGCGGATGCCGAAAACAAATACTACATCG TTAAGCTCAAGCGGCACTTTATGTGGCGCAATCACCTGTGCCTGGTGTTCGAGCTGCTCTCATACAACCTGTACGATTTGCTGCGGAACACCAACTTCCGGGGCGTTTCGCTGAACCTCACGCGCAAGTTCGCCCAGCAGCTGTGCACCGCACTGCTCTTCCTCAGCACCCCCGAACTGAACATTATTCACTGTGATTTGAAGCCTGAGAACATCCTGCTGTGTAACCCGAAGCGTTCGGCGATCAAGATCGTTGACTTTGGCAGCTCCTGTCAGCTGGGACAGCGG ATCTACCACTACATCCAGTCGCGCTTTTACCGCTCGCCGGAGGTGCTCCTGGGCATCCAATATGACCTGGCCATCGACATGTGGTCCCTGGGCTGCATCCTAGTCGAGATGCACACCGGCGAGCCGCTCTTCTCCGGTTGCAACGAGGTTGATCAGATGAACAAGATCGTCGAGGTGCTGGGCATGCCGCCGAAATATCTACTCGACCAGGCGCACAAGACCCGTAAATTCTTTGATAAGATCGTGGCCGATGGCTCCTATGTGCTTAAGAAGAATCAGAACGGGAGGAAGTACAAGCCGCCGGGATCCCGCAAGCTGCACGACATCCTTGGCGTGGAAACAGGCGGTCCGGGGGGCAGGCGTCTCGATGAGCCGGGTCACTCCGTCTCGGATTATCTAAAGTTCAAGGATCTGATCCTGCGCATGCTCGACTTTGACCCCAAGACACGGGTCACGCCCTACTATGCCCTGCAGCACAATTTCTTCAAGCGCACGGCCGATGAGGCGACCAACACGAGCGGCGCGGGCGCCACAGCGAACGCAGGAGCCGGTGGCTCCGGATCCAGCGGAGCAGGAGGATCCAGTGGCGGAGGCGGTGGTGGCCTGGGAACGAGCAGCAGCAGTAGCGGTGCGGTCTCCTCATCCAGTGCAGCGGCACCGACGGCGGCGACAGCAGCGGCCACGGCCGCCGGATCATCCGGCTCGGGGTCGGGTGTCGGCGGCGGATCCTCCGCAGCGCAGCAACAGCAGGCGATGCCACTGCCCTTGCCCCTGCCGCTGCCACTGCCGTTGCCACCACTCGCGGGTCCTGGCGGTGCTTCAGATGCCCAGTGTCACG GCCTGCTAATGCATTCGGCGGCGATGAACAACTTCTCCGCTCTGAGCCTGCAGCCCACCGCCCATCCGCCGCCATCGCTGGCCAACAGCCatcacagcagcaacagcctGGGCAGCCTGAATCACATCAGTcccggcagcagcagcaaaagtACGCTTCACAACCGCCTCTACGGCGGCAACATGGTGGGCGCGGTGGGTCaccacaacagcagcagcagcaaccacAACAGCATCAGCTATCCGCACGCCATGGAATGTGATCCGCCACAGATGCCCCAGATGCCGCCACCGCCGCCGAACGGCCATGGGGGAAGGATGCGGGTGCCGGCGATCTTGCAGCTGCAGCCAAACAGCTATGCGCCCATCTCGGGGCCCTACTACGGCAACATGTCATCCTCGTCGGTGGCTGCGGCTgcggcggctgctgctgctgcggcctCTCACCTCATGATGACCGATTCGAGTGTGATCAGCGCCTCGGCGGCGGGTGGCGGTCAGGGCGGTGGAAATCCCGGACCGAATCAGGTGCCGCCATCGGCTGCCGCCTTTCTCTTTCCATCTCAGCCCGCCGGAACGCTCTATGGAACGGCGCCCGCCTCACTGAGCGAGCTGCCGCTGCCATTGCCGCCactgccgctgccgctgccacTGCCCATGTCAATGCCCCTGCAACTGCCGCCCTCTTCGTCGTCGTCATCCTCCTCGGCATccggtggaggaggaggatcTGGAGGAGTGGGTGTGGGAGTCGGCGTCGTTGGACAAAGACGGCACATCAGCGGACCCGCCTCCCAGGTGGGCATCTCTCAAAATGCCGGCGGTGGCAGCAACTCGGCCACCGGAGCCAGCAGCAGCGATGCCTCCTCGTCGTCGCCCATGGTTGGCGTTTGTGTTCAACAGAATCCTGTAGTTATACATTAG
- the mnb gene encoding serine/threonine-protein kinase minibrain isoform X2 — protein sequence MYRLEDTNSGGVMDKNKQKLSAYGSGGGSVAVDAAQGSGSGGGRQRHAPLYGRFVVEEDLPATHRDVMHHHSSPSSSSEVRAMQARIPTHFRDPSLGPLRKLSVELIKTYKHINEVYYAKKKRRAQQTQGEDDSSNKKERKLYNDGYDDDNHDYIIKNGEKFLDRYEIDSLIGKGSFGQVVKAYDHEEQCHVAIKIIKNKKPFLNQAQIEVKLLEMMNRADAENKYYIVKLKRHFMWRNHLCLVFELLSYNLYDLLRNTNFRGVSLNLTRKFAQQLCTALLFLSTPELNIIHCDLKPENILLCNPKRSAIKIVDFGSSCQLGQRIYHYIQSRFYRSPEVLLGIQYDLAIDMWSLGCILVEMHTGEPLFSGCNEVDQMNKIVEVLGMPPKYLLDQAHKTRKFFDKIVADGSYVLKKNQNGRKYKPPGSRKLHDILGVETGGPGGRRLDEPGHSVSDYLKFKDLILRMLDFDPKTRVTPYYALQHNFFKRTADEATNTSGAGATANAGAGGSGSSGAGGSSGGGGGGLGTSSSSSGAVSSSSAAAPTAATAAATAAGSSGSGSGVGGGSSAAQQQQAMPLPLPLPLPLPLPPLAGPGGASDAQCHGLLMHSAAMNNFSALSLQPTAHPPPSLANSHHSSNSLGSLNHISPGSSSKSTLHNRLYGGNMVGAVGHHNSSSSNHNSISYPHAMECDPPQMPQMPPPPPNGHGGRMRVPAILQLQPNSYAPISGPYYGNMSSSSVAAAAAAAAAAASHLMMTDSSVISASAAGGGQGGGNPGPNQVPPSAAAFLFPSQPAGTLYGTAPASLSELPLPLPPLPLPLPLPMSMPLQLPPSSSSSSSSASGGGGGSGGVGVGVGVVGQRRHISGPASQVGISQNAGGGSNSATGASSSDASSSSPMVGVCVQQNPVVIH from the exons ATGTATAGATTAGAGGATACGAATAGCGGCGGCGTTATGGATAAGAACAAACAGAAAC TATCCGCCTATGGGTCCGGCGGGGGCAGCGTCGCCGTCGACGCAGCTCAAGGCAGCGGAAGCGGGGGCGGAAGACAGCGCCACGCCCCCCTCTATGGACGCTTCGTCGTCGAAGAGGACCTGCCTGCCACACACCGGGATGTTATGCACCAT CACTCTAGTCCCTCGTCTTCGTCGGAGGTGCGCGCCATGCAGGCCCGTATTCCCACCCACTTTCGGGACCCATCCTTGGGACCTTTGCGCAAGCTGAGTGTCGAACTGATAAAAACCTACAAGCACATCAACGAG GTTTACTATGCGAAAAAGAAACGCCGTGCCCAGCAGACGCAAGGAGAAGACGACTCGTCCAACAAAAAGGAGCGAAAGCTGTATAACGATGGCTATGACGACGATAATCACGACTATATAATCAAGAATGGCGAAAAGTTTTTGGATCGCTACGAGATAGACTCGCTGATCG GCAAAGGCAGTTTTGGCCAGGTGGTGAAGGCTTACGACCACGAGGAGCAGTGCCACGTGGCGATCAagataattaaaaataagaaaCCGTTCCTAAACCAGGCACAGATCGAGGTTAAGCTACTCGAGATGATGAACCGGGCGGATGCCGAAAACAAATACTACATCG TTAAGCTCAAGCGGCACTTTATGTGGCGCAATCACCTGTGCCTGGTGTTCGAGCTGCTCTCATACAACCTGTACGATTTGCTGCGGAACACCAACTTCCGGGGCGTTTCGCTGAACCTCACGCGCAAGTTCGCCCAGCAGCTGTGCACCGCACTGCTCTTCCTCAGCACCCCCGAACTGAACATTATTCACTGTGATTTGAAGCCTGAGAACATCCTGCTGTGTAACCCGAAGCGTTCGGCGATCAAGATCGTTGACTTTGGCAGCTCCTGTCAGCTGGGACAGCGG ATCTACCACTACATCCAGTCGCGCTTTTACCGCTCGCCGGAGGTGCTCCTGGGCATCCAATATGACCTGGCCATCGACATGTGGTCCCTGGGCTGCATCCTAGTCGAGATGCACACCGGCGAGCCGCTCTTCTCCGGTTGCAACGAGGTTGATCAGATGAACAAGATCGTCGAGGTGCTGGGCATGCCGCCGAAATATCTACTCGACCAGGCGCACAAGACCCGTAAATTCTTTGATAAGATCGTGGCCGATGGCTCCTATGTGCTTAAGAAGAATCAGAACGGGAGGAAGTACAAGCCGCCGGGATCCCGCAAGCTGCACGACATCCTTGGCGTGGAAACAGGCGGTCCGGGGGGCAGGCGTCTCGATGAGCCGGGTCACTCCGTCTCGGATTATCTAAAGTTCAAGGATCTGATCCTGCGCATGCTCGACTTTGACCCCAAGACACGGGTCACGCCCTACTATGCCCTGCAGCACAATTTCTTCAAGCGCACGGCCGATGAGGCGACCAACACGAGCGGCGCGGGCGCCACAGCGAACGCAGGAGCCGGTGGCTCCGGATCCAGCGGAGCAGGAGGATCCAGTGGCGGAGGCGGTGGTGGCCTGGGAACGAGCAGCAGCAGTAGCGGTGCGGTCTCCTCATCCAGTGCAGCGGCACCGACGGCGGCGACAGCAGCGGCCACGGCCGCCGGATCATCCGGCTCGGGGTCGGGTGTCGGCGGCGGATCCTCCGCAGCGCAGCAACAGCAGGCGATGCCACTGCCCTTGCCCCTGCCGCTGCCACTGCCGTTGCCACCACTCGCGGGTCCTGGCGGTGCTTCAGATGCCCAGTGTCACG GCCTGCTAATGCATTCGGCGGCGATGAACAACTTCTCCGCTCTGAGCCTGCAGCCCACCGCCCATCCGCCGCCATCGCTGGCCAACAGCCatcacagcagcaacagcctGGGCAGCCTGAATCACATCAGTcccggcagcagcagcaaaagtACGCTTCACAACCGCCTCTACGGCGGCAACATGGTGGGCGCGGTGGGTCaccacaacagcagcagcagcaaccacAACAGCATCAGCTATCCGCACGCCATGGAATGTGATCCGCCACAGATGCCCCAGATGCCGCCACCGCCGCCGAACGGCCATGGGGGAAGGATGCGGGTGCCGGCGATCTTGCAGCTGCAGCCAAACAGCTATGCGCCCATCTCGGGGCCCTACTACGGCAACATGTCATCCTCGTCGGTGGCTGCGGCTgcggcggctgctgctgctgcggcctCTCACCTCATGATGACCGATTCGAGTGTGATCAGCGCCTCGGCGGCGGGTGGCGGTCAGGGCGGTGGAAATCCCGGACCGAATCAGGTGCCGCCATCGGCTGCCGCCTTTCTCTTTCCATCTCAGCCCGCCGGAACGCTCTATGGAACGGCGCCCGCCTCACTGAGCGAGCTGCCGCTGCCATTGCCGCCactgccgctgccgctgccacTGCCCATGTCAATGCCCCTGCAACTGCCGCCCTCTTCGTCGTCGTCATCCTCCTCGGCATccggtggaggaggaggatcTGGAGGAGTGGGTGTGGGAGTCGGCGTCGTTGGACAAAGACGGCACATCAGCGGACCCGCCTCCCAGGTGGGCATCTCTCAAAATGCCGGCGGTGGCAGCAACTCGGCCACCGGAGCCAGCAGCAGCGATGCCTCCTCGTCGTCGCCCATGGTTGGCGTTTGTGTTCAACAGAATCCTGTAGTTATACATTAG
- the mnb gene encoding serine/threonine-protein kinase minibrain isoform X3 — MSPAPVPWQPTNGGHAKDKATEDWKPFFMDPISVPPGRSGFSGTTTNSLNNGNGSSHHNHHHPPHYINYSAQIDCQHRVRNWPTNGNQEVDGDGDGAGAGDGHQIISKFQPKSAWSTVDVNADQVDAISAYGSGGGSVAVDAAQGSGSGGGRQRHAPLYGRFVVEEDLPATHRDVMHHHSSPSSSSEVRAMQARIPTHFRDPSLGPLRKLSVELIKTYKHINEVYYAKKKRRAQQTQGEDDSSNKKERKLYNDGYDDDNHDYIIKNGEKFLDRYEIDSLIGKGSFGQVVKAYDHEEQCHVAIKIIKNKKPFLNQAQIEVKLLEMMNRADAENKYYIVKLKRHFMWRNHLCLVFELLSYNLYDLLRNTNFRGVSLNLTRKFAQQLCTALLFLSTPELNIIHCDLKPENILLCNPKRSAIKIVDFGSSCQLGQRIYHYIQSRFYRSPEVLLGIQYDLAIDMWSLGCILVEMHTGEPLFSGCNEVDQMNKIVEVLGMPPKYLLDQAHKTRKFFDKIVADGSYVLKKNQNGRKYKPPGSRKLHDILGVETGGPGGRRLDEPGHSVSDYLKFKDLILRMLDFDPKTRVTPYYALQHNFFKRTADEATNTSGAGATANAGAGGSGSSGAGGSSGGGGGGLGTSSSSSGAVSSSSAAAPTAATAAATAAGSSGSGSGVGGGSSAAQQQQAMPLPLPLPLPLPLPPLAGPGGASDAQCHADDRR, encoded by the exons ATGTCGCCGGCTCCCGTTCCTTGGCAGCCGACAAACGGTGGCCATGCGAAAGACAAGGCCACCGAGGATTGGAAACCATTTTTCATGGATCCCATATCAGTGCCACCTGGTCGCAGTGGCTTCAGTGGCACCACCACCAACAGCTTGAACAACGGCAATGGCAGTAGCCATCACAATCACCATCATCCGCCTCATTACATCAATTATTCGGCGCAAATTGACTGCCAGCATCGTGTCAGAAATTGGCCAACAAATGGCAATCAGGAGGTGGacggcgatggcgatggcgcTGGTGCTGGCGATGGCCATCAAATCATCTCAAAATTCCAGCCCAAAAGTGCTTGGAGCACTGTGGATGTGAATGCGGATCAGGTCGATGCTA TATCCGCCTATGGGTCCGGCGGGGGCAGCGTCGCCGTCGACGCAGCTCAAGGCAGCGGAAGCGGGGGCGGAAGACAGCGCCACGCCCCCCTCTATGGACGCTTCGTCGTCGAAGAGGACCTGCCTGCCACACACCGGGATGTTATGCACCAT CACTCTAGTCCCTCGTCTTCGTCGGAGGTGCGCGCCATGCAGGCCCGTATTCCCACCCACTTTCGGGACCCATCCTTGGGACCTTTGCGCAAGCTGAGTGTCGAACTGATAAAAACCTACAAGCACATCAACGAG GTTTACTATGCGAAAAAGAAACGCCGTGCCCAGCAGACGCAAGGAGAAGACGACTCGTCCAACAAAAAGGAGCGAAAGCTGTATAACGATGGCTATGACGACGATAATCACGACTATATAATCAAGAATGGCGAAAAGTTTTTGGATCGCTACGAGATAGACTCGCTGATCG GCAAAGGCAGTTTTGGCCAGGTGGTGAAGGCTTACGACCACGAGGAGCAGTGCCACGTGGCGATCAagataattaaaaataagaaaCCGTTCCTAAACCAGGCACAGATCGAGGTTAAGCTACTCGAGATGATGAACCGGGCGGATGCCGAAAACAAATACTACATCG TTAAGCTCAAGCGGCACTTTATGTGGCGCAATCACCTGTGCCTGGTGTTCGAGCTGCTCTCATACAACCTGTACGATTTGCTGCGGAACACCAACTTCCGGGGCGTTTCGCTGAACCTCACGCGCAAGTTCGCCCAGCAGCTGTGCACCGCACTGCTCTTCCTCAGCACCCCCGAACTGAACATTATTCACTGTGATTTGAAGCCTGAGAACATCCTGCTGTGTAACCCGAAGCGTTCGGCGATCAAGATCGTTGACTTTGGCAGCTCCTGTCAGCTGGGACAGCGG ATCTACCACTACATCCAGTCGCGCTTTTACCGCTCGCCGGAGGTGCTCCTGGGCATCCAATATGACCTGGCCATCGACATGTGGTCCCTGGGCTGCATCCTAGTCGAGATGCACACCGGCGAGCCGCTCTTCTCCGGTTGCAACGAGGTTGATCAGATGAACAAGATCGTCGAGGTGCTGGGCATGCCGCCGAAATATCTACTCGACCAGGCGCACAAGACCCGTAAATTCTTTGATAAGATCGTGGCCGATGGCTCCTATGTGCTTAAGAAGAATCAGAACGGGAGGAAGTACAAGCCGCCGGGATCCCGCAAGCTGCACGACATCCTTGGCGTGGAAACAGGCGGTCCGGGGGGCAGGCGTCTCGATGAGCCGGGTCACTCCGTCTCGGATTATCTAAAGTTCAAGGATCTGATCCTGCGCATGCTCGACTTTGACCCCAAGACACGGGTCACGCCCTACTATGCCCTGCAGCACAATTTCTTCAAGCGCACGGCCGATGAGGCGACCAACACGAGCGGCGCGGGCGCCACAGCGAACGCAGGAGCCGGTGGCTCCGGATCCAGCGGAGCAGGAGGATCCAGTGGCGGAGGCGGTGGTGGCCTGGGAACGAGCAGCAGCAGTAGCGGTGCGGTCTCCTCATCCAGTGCAGCGGCACCGACGGCGGCGACAGCAGCGGCCACGGCCGCCGGATCATCCGGCTCGGGGTCGGGTGTCGGCGGCGGATCCTCCGCAGCGCAGCAACAGCAGGCGATGCCACTGCCCTTGCCCCTGCCGCTGCCACTGCCGTTGCCACCACTCGCGGGTCCTGGCGGTGCTTCAGATGCCCAGTGTCACG CAGATGATCGCCGATGA
- the mnb gene encoding serine/threonine-protein kinase minibrain isoform X4 has product MSPAPVPWQPTNGGHAKDKATEDWKPFFMDPISVPPGRSGFSGTTTNSLNNGNGSSHHNHHHPPHYINYSAQIDCQHRVRNWPTNGNQEVDGDGDGAGAGDGHQIISKFQPKSAWSTVDVNADQVDAISAYGSGGGSVAVDAAQGSGSGGGRQRHAPLYGRFVVEEDLPATHRDVMHHHSSPSSSSEVRAMQARIPTHFRDPSLGPLRKLSVELIKTYKHINEVYYAKKKRRAQQTQGEDDSSNKKERKLYNDGYDDDNHDYIIKNGEKFLDRYEIDSLIGKGSFGQVVKAYDHEEQCHVAIKIIKNKKPFLNQAQIEVKLLEMMNRADAENKYYIVKLKRHFMWRNHLCLVFELLSYNLYDLLRNTNFRGVSLNLTRKFAQQLCTALLFLSTPELNIIHCDLKPENILLCNPKRSAIKIVDFGSSCQLGQRIYHYIQSRFYRSPEVLLGIQYDLAIDMWSLGCILVEMHTGEPLFSGCNEVDQMNKIVEVLGMPPKYLLDQAHKTRKFFDKIVADGSYVLKKNQNGRKYKPPGSRKLHDILGVETGGPGGRRLDEPGHSVSDYLKFKDLILRMLDFDPKTRVTPYYALQHNFFKRTADEATNTSGAGATANAGAGGSGSSGAGGSSGGGGGGLGTSSSSSGAVSSSSAAAPTAATAAATAAGSSGSGSGVGGGSSAAQQQQAMPLPLPLPLPLPLPPLAGPGGASDAQCHDDRR; this is encoded by the exons ATGTCGCCGGCTCCCGTTCCTTGGCAGCCGACAAACGGTGGCCATGCGAAAGACAAGGCCACCGAGGATTGGAAACCATTTTTCATGGATCCCATATCAGTGCCACCTGGTCGCAGTGGCTTCAGTGGCACCACCACCAACAGCTTGAACAACGGCAATGGCAGTAGCCATCACAATCACCATCATCCGCCTCATTACATCAATTATTCGGCGCAAATTGACTGCCAGCATCGTGTCAGAAATTGGCCAACAAATGGCAATCAGGAGGTGGacggcgatggcgatggcgcTGGTGCTGGCGATGGCCATCAAATCATCTCAAAATTCCAGCCCAAAAGTGCTTGGAGCACTGTGGATGTGAATGCGGATCAGGTCGATGCTA TATCCGCCTATGGGTCCGGCGGGGGCAGCGTCGCCGTCGACGCAGCTCAAGGCAGCGGAAGCGGGGGCGGAAGACAGCGCCACGCCCCCCTCTATGGACGCTTCGTCGTCGAAGAGGACCTGCCTGCCACACACCGGGATGTTATGCACCAT CACTCTAGTCCCTCGTCTTCGTCGGAGGTGCGCGCCATGCAGGCCCGTATTCCCACCCACTTTCGGGACCCATCCTTGGGACCTTTGCGCAAGCTGAGTGTCGAACTGATAAAAACCTACAAGCACATCAACGAG GTTTACTATGCGAAAAAGAAACGCCGTGCCCAGCAGACGCAAGGAGAAGACGACTCGTCCAACAAAAAGGAGCGAAAGCTGTATAACGATGGCTATGACGACGATAATCACGACTATATAATCAAGAATGGCGAAAAGTTTTTGGATCGCTACGAGATAGACTCGCTGATCG GCAAAGGCAGTTTTGGCCAGGTGGTGAAGGCTTACGACCACGAGGAGCAGTGCCACGTGGCGATCAagataattaaaaataagaaaCCGTTCCTAAACCAGGCACAGATCGAGGTTAAGCTACTCGAGATGATGAACCGGGCGGATGCCGAAAACAAATACTACATCG TTAAGCTCAAGCGGCACTTTATGTGGCGCAATCACCTGTGCCTGGTGTTCGAGCTGCTCTCATACAACCTGTACGATTTGCTGCGGAACACCAACTTCCGGGGCGTTTCGCTGAACCTCACGCGCAAGTTCGCCCAGCAGCTGTGCACCGCACTGCTCTTCCTCAGCACCCCCGAACTGAACATTATTCACTGTGATTTGAAGCCTGAGAACATCCTGCTGTGTAACCCGAAGCGTTCGGCGATCAAGATCGTTGACTTTGGCAGCTCCTGTCAGCTGGGACAGCGG ATCTACCACTACATCCAGTCGCGCTTTTACCGCTCGCCGGAGGTGCTCCTGGGCATCCAATATGACCTGGCCATCGACATGTGGTCCCTGGGCTGCATCCTAGTCGAGATGCACACCGGCGAGCCGCTCTTCTCCGGTTGCAACGAGGTTGATCAGATGAACAAGATCGTCGAGGTGCTGGGCATGCCGCCGAAATATCTACTCGACCAGGCGCACAAGACCCGTAAATTCTTTGATAAGATCGTGGCCGATGGCTCCTATGTGCTTAAGAAGAATCAGAACGGGAGGAAGTACAAGCCGCCGGGATCCCGCAAGCTGCACGACATCCTTGGCGTGGAAACAGGCGGTCCGGGGGGCAGGCGTCTCGATGAGCCGGGTCACTCCGTCTCGGATTATCTAAAGTTCAAGGATCTGATCCTGCGCATGCTCGACTTTGACCCCAAGACACGGGTCACGCCCTACTATGCCCTGCAGCACAATTTCTTCAAGCGCACGGCCGATGAGGCGACCAACACGAGCGGCGCGGGCGCCACAGCGAACGCAGGAGCCGGTGGCTCCGGATCCAGCGGAGCAGGAGGATCCAGTGGCGGAGGCGGTGGTGGCCTGGGAACGAGCAGCAGCAGTAGCGGTGCGGTCTCCTCATCCAGTGCAGCGGCACCGACGGCGGCGACAGCAGCGGCCACGGCCGCCGGATCATCCGGCTCGGGGTCGGGTGTCGGCGGCGGATCCTCCGCAGCGCAGCAACAGCAGGCGATGCCACTGCCCTTGCCCCTGCCGCTGCCACTGCCGTTGCCACCACTCGCGGGTCCTGGCGGTGCTTCAGATGCCCAGTGTCACG ATGATCGCCGATGA